The Impatiens glandulifera chromosome 3, dImpGla2.1, whole genome shotgun sequence genome contains a region encoding:
- the LOC124931781 gene encoding transcription factor MYB1-like, protein MGRSPCCSKEGLNRGTWTAIEDKLLKNYIQTHGEAGKWRTLPKKAGLNRCGKSCRLRWLNYLRPDIKRGNISHDEDDLIIRLHNLLGNRWSLIAKRLPGRTDNEIKNYWSTNLVKRVHQFPSHKINTTKNINIQVDDRLSGLTPAIRTKAIRYTNKVRQPPLSSAPPIIDHPQFDPTNTTLPIFLVENEGVDYYDSLDYNIFNTFNEFENIDMNLYF, encoded by the exons ATGGGGAGGAGTCCTTGTTGCTCTAAAGAAGGATTGAATAGAGGAACATGGACAGCCATTGAAGACAAACTACTCAAAAACTACATTCAAACTCATGGTGAAGCCGGAAAATGGAGAACCCTCCCTAAGAAAGCCGGTCTAAACCGTTGCGGAAAGAGTTGTCGACTCAGATGGTTAAACTATCTTCGACCTGACATCAAAAGAGGAAACATCTCCCACGATGAGGACGACCTCATTATCCGTCTCCACAACCTTCTTGGAAACAG ATGGTCATTGATAGCTAAAAGACTTCCCGGACGAACAGATAATGAGATAAAGAATTATTGGTCTACCAATCTCGTGAAAAGAGTCCATCAATTTCCCTCACATAAAATCAATACTACAAAAAACATCAACATTCAAGTCGATGACAGGTTATCGGGCTTGACTCCCGCCATCCGAACCAAGGCCATACGATACACTAACAAAGTGCGACAACCACCACTTTCATCGGCGCCTCCAATTATTGATCATCCTCAATTCGACCCTACAAACACCACCTTACCAATATTTCTTGTAGAGAATGAAGGAGTTGATTACTATGATTCACTTGATTATAACATTTTCAACACttttaatgaatttgaaaacattgatATGAACTTGTATTTTTAG